A window from Mesorhizobium sp. WSM2240 encodes these proteins:
- a CDS encoding FAD-binding protein → MIDKRPQLIARCADVADVVTAVNFARQNGLRVAIRGGGHNGPGFGSVDDGLMIDMAMMKGVRVDPAKRTVRVGPGCTQGDVDHATQVYGLAVPAGIVSTTGIAGLALGGGTGYLTRKFGLTIDNLVEADVVLADGSIVTAGKSENPDLYWGLRGGGGNFGIVTSFLFQAHPVGMVYAGPIFWDLDDAATVMRAYRDFLPTAPEELGAFVGLKTVPPVDPFPVEHQGKHACAIISCYNGPAETGETVMGEFLGKLPAPLFNWMSAMPFPALQSMFDPFFPKGLQWYWRGDFVKELTDEAIEVHIAQARKLPSALSLMHLYPIDGAVHRVERNDTAWNTRNAKWSMVIAGIDANPQKAGEITRWTKGYWEAVHPYSDHGGYVNFMMDDEDNSRLKATYGDNYDRLVSLKSKYDPTNFFRVNQNIRPG, encoded by the coding sequence ATGATCGACAAGCGTCCGCAGTTGATTGCGCGGTGCGCGGATGTTGCCGATGTCGTCACGGCAGTCAATTTCGCACGTCAAAACGGCCTCCGCGTCGCCATACGTGGCGGGGGTCACAACGGACCGGGTTTCGGCAGCGTCGATGACGGGCTGATGATCGACATGGCGATGATGAAGGGCGTGCGTGTAGATCCAGCCAAGCGAACAGTCCGCGTGGGACCAGGTTGCACGCAGGGCGACGTAGACCACGCCACGCAGGTTTATGGGCTGGCGGTGCCGGCCGGCATCGTCTCGACCACGGGCATAGCCGGACTTGCATTGGGTGGTGGCACCGGTTACCTGACCCGCAAATTCGGGCTCACTATCGACAACCTGGTTGAAGCCGATGTCGTTCTGGCCGACGGCAGCATTGTCACAGCAGGCAAGTCCGAGAACCCCGATCTCTATTGGGGCCTTCGCGGCGGCGGCGGCAATTTCGGCATTGTCACGAGCTTCTTGTTCCAGGCTCATCCCGTGGGAATGGTTTATGCCGGGCCGATTTTCTGGGACCTGGATGATGCCGCCACTGTCATGCGGGCGTATCGGGATTTTCTGCCCACGGCACCCGAGGAACTCGGCGCATTCGTCGGGTTGAAAACGGTTCCGCCAGTCGACCCGTTCCCCGTCGAACACCAGGGCAAGCATGCTTGCGCAATCATCTCTTGCTACAACGGACCCGCCGAAACGGGCGAGACGGTGATGGGCGAGTTCCTGGGGAAGTTGCCTGCGCCGCTCTTCAACTGGATGAGCGCCATGCCCTTTCCCGCATTGCAGTCGATGTTTGATCCGTTCTTTCCGAAAGGCCTGCAATGGTACTGGCGCGGCGACTTCGTCAAGGAACTGACGGACGAGGCGATCGAAGTCCATATTGCTCAAGCGAGAAAACTCCCAAGTGCGCTTTCGCTCATGCATCTTTACCCAATCGATGGCGCGGTGCACCGTGTGGAGAGGAACGACACAGCCTGGAACACACGTAACGCGAAGTGGTCGATGGTCATTGCAGGCATCGACGCCAACCCGCAAAAGGCAGGCGAGATCACCCGCTGGACAAAGGGCTATTGGGAAGCCGTCCACCCTTATTCGGATCACGGCGGCTACGTGAACTTCATGATGGACGACGAGGACAACAGCCGCTTGAAGGCAACGTATGGAGACAACTATGACCGCCTCGTTTCCTTGAAAAGCAAATACGACCCGACCAACTTCTTCCGCGTCAACCAAAATATCAGGCCAGGGTGA